One Gemmatimonadetes bacterium SCN 70-22 DNA segment encodes these proteins:
- a CDS encoding beta-ketoacyl-[acyl-carrier-protein] synthase II, protein MSMKPRIVVTGIGVVTPIGSGREAFWSALTAGVSGGGPISAFDASPYATQIAAECRDFDPMAYMHRKLAGRMGRNSQMAVAAAMQAVQDAGLDLAGMDTARVGCCVGAAAGDFNTLEENHVEFLDRGAKAISPFCVPKVIPNMPAGNVAIALGIHGPNFAALSACATGAHSIGMALLLLRAGQADVMLAGGVESTITPFVLNGYVAMGALSKRNDAPARASRPFDKTRDGFVMGEGAGVLVLETLEHARARGAEPIAEVAGFGATADGFGLAQPDPEAAWTAKAMELALRDAGMSASDVQYINAHGTSTPANDRSETKAILKVFGDAPPLVSSNKSMIGHTLGAAGAIEAAATALTVKHGVIPPTINFEVPDEEIPLDVVPNVARSVRVEAALSNSFGFGGQNGVLAFRKV, encoded by the coding sequence ATGAGCATGAAGCCGAGAATCGTGGTGACGGGGATAGGCGTGGTGACCCCCATCGGGTCGGGGCGGGAGGCGTTCTGGAGCGCGCTCACCGCCGGCGTGTCGGGGGGGGGGCCGATTTCCGCCTTCGACGCGTCGCCGTATGCGACGCAGATCGCCGCCGAGTGCCGCGACTTCGACCCGATGGCGTACATGCACCGCAAGCTGGCGGGGCGGATGGGGCGCAACTCGCAGATGGCGGTGGCGGCGGCGATGCAGGCGGTGCAGGATGCCGGGCTCGACCTCGCCGGCATGGACACGGCGCGCGTGGGGTGCTGCGTGGGGGCGGCGGCGGGGGACTTCAACACGCTGGAGGAGAACCACGTCGAGTTCCTCGACCGGGGGGCCAAGGCGATCTCGCCGTTCTGCGTGCCGAAGGTGATTCCCAACATGCCGGCCGGGAACGTGGCCATCGCGTTAGGCATCCACGGTCCCAACTTCGCCGCGCTCTCGGCGTGCGCCACCGGTGCGCACTCCATCGGCATGGCGTTGCTGCTGCTGCGCGCGGGACAGGCCGACGTGATGCTGGCCGGCGGGGTGGAGTCGACGATCACGCCGTTCGTGCTGAACGGCTACGTGGCGATGGGGGCGCTGTCGAAGCGGAACGATGCGCCGGCCAGGGCGAGCCGCCCCTTCGACAAGACGCGCGACGGCTTCGTGATGGGGGAGGGAGCGGGGGTGCTGGTGCTCGAGACGCTGGAGCACGCCCGGGCCCGCGGCGCCGAGCCGATCGCCGAGGTCGCGGGGTTCGGGGCCACGGCCGACGGCTTCGGACTGGCGCAGCCCGATCCGGAGGCGGCGTGGACGGCGAAAGCAATGGAGCTGGCGCTGCGCGACGCGGGGATGAGCGCGAGCGACGTGCAGTACATCAATGCGCACGGGACGTCGACGCCGGCCAACGACCGGAGCGAGACGAAGGCGATCCTCAAGGTGTTCGGCGACGCGCCGCCGCTGGTGAGCTCGAACAAGTCGATGATCGGGCACACGTTAGGCGCGGCGGGGGCGATCGAGGCGGCGGCGACGGCGCTGACGGTGAAGCACGGCGTCATCCCGCCGACCATCAACTTCGAGGTGCCGGACGAGGAGATCCCGCTCGACGTGGTGCCCAACGTGGCGCGCTCGGTGCGGGTGGAGGCGGCGCTGTCGAACTCGTTCGGCTTCGGGGGGCAGAACGGGGTGCTGGCGTTCCGCAAAGTGTAG